One genomic window of Thermococcus indicus includes the following:
- a CDS encoding carbon starvation CstA family protein, protein MNSAVIVLLAGVIYLAMYFSYGKSLQSKVVKADPNRPTPAHKLYDGVDYVPAHPLVLYGHHFASIAGAGPIVGPALAMAWGWLPGLIWVWFGNVFIGAVHDYLALMSSVRYDGKSVQWIAGKLMSRKTGISFEVYIWFALLLVVAAFVAVTAKLLTVTPQAATATLLFLLVAVILGYLMYKVKMEFKLATIIGIILLIIAVWVGLKYPLVFVDGQTDPTSAAYTTAYHYWNIILMVYIIIAASLPVWILLQPRDYLNAYILWFGLLFGGIALIFLAKDFAAPAYTMWSANVIKGITADGSVPVASPFWPTIPLVIACGSLSGFHSLVGSGTTSKQLDNEIHGLMVGYGGMFTEGFLSTIVITSIAVYGVQLTGLSGDPTEWGLNYINVGGLGTFLGGYAKAVSEFYGVSETFGKTFATLWVSAFTLTSLDTATRLGRFAWQELFGMISDTSKGAMKLVTNKWVASIIIAGLGTYLAWGAGYKVIWPAFSAMNQMLASIAMMTAALWVAKVQRAGNWSWAVLIPALFLWITVTAAIIWYLIYVPMVGQYLIAVKGALVVSLLLNLLLAWDFWVAWKRPGEEYAASAA, encoded by the coding sequence GTTGACTACGTTCCGGCACACCCGCTTGTCCTTTACGGCCACCACTTTGCATCGATAGCGGGAGCGGGCCCGATCGTTGGTCCCGCCCTGGCAATGGCCTGGGGATGGCTTCCGGGACTCATATGGGTCTGGTTCGGAAACGTCTTCATCGGTGCAGTCCACGACTATCTGGCACTGATGTCATCGGTTCGCTACGATGGTAAGTCAGTCCAGTGGATAGCCGGAAAGCTCATGAGCAGGAAAACGGGCATATCCTTCGAGGTATACATCTGGTTCGCCCTGCTGCTCGTCGTCGCGGCCTTCGTTGCCGTCACCGCCAAGCTGCTCACCGTAACGCCCCAGGCCGCAACCGCGACGCTCCTCTTCCTGCTCGTCGCGGTGATACTGGGATACCTAATGTACAAGGTCAAGATGGAGTTCAAGCTGGCAACGATAATCGGCATAATCCTGCTCATCATAGCAGTGTGGGTCGGTCTCAAGTACCCGCTGGTCTTCGTGGACGGCCAGACCGACCCAACCTCGGCCGCCTACACAACCGCCTACCACTACTGGAACATAATCCTCATGGTTTACATCATAATCGCGGCCTCGCTCCCGGTTTGGATACTCCTCCAGCCCAGGGACTACCTCAACGCCTACATCCTGTGGTTCGGCCTGCTCTTCGGCGGCATAGCCCTCATATTCCTGGCCAAGGACTTTGCCGCCCCCGCGTACACCATGTGGAGCGCCAACGTCATCAAGGGAATCACCGCCGACGGCTCCGTTCCGGTGGCATCGCCCTTCTGGCCCACGATACCGCTCGTCATAGCATGCGGTTCCCTCAGCGGATTCCACTCGCTCGTGGGTTCCGGAACCACCTCGAAACAGCTTGACAATGAGATCCACGGCCTGATGGTGGGTTACGGTGGAATGTTCACCGAAGGATTCCTCTCCACCATCGTCATCACCTCCATAGCCGTCTACGGAGTCCAGCTTACGGGCCTCAGCGGTGATCCCACCGAGTGGGGACTCAACTACATCAACGTCGGCGGTCTCGGCACCTTCCTCGGAGGCTACGCCAAGGCGGTCAGCGAGTTCTACGGCGTCAGCGAAACCTTTGGAAAGACCTTCGCGACCCTCTGGGTCTCAGCGTTCACCCTCACATCGCTCGACACGGCCACGAGGCTCGGCCGCTTCGCCTGGCAGGAGCTCTTTGGAATGATCTCCGACACCAGCAAGGGCGCCATGAAGCTCGTTACCAACAAGTGGGTCGCGTCGATAATCATCGCCGGCCTTGGAACCTACCTCGCCTGGGGAGCCGGCTACAAGGTCATCTGGCCGGCATTCAGTGCGATGAACCAGATGCTCGCCAGTATAGCCATGATGACCGCCGCGCTCTGGGTTGCAAAGGTCCAGAGAGCTGGAAACTGGAGCTGGGCGGTTCTAATCCCTGCCCTCTTCCTCTGGATCACGGTGACGGCGGCGATAATCTGGTACCTCATCTACGTGCCGATGGTCGGCCAGTACCTCATAGCTGTCAAGGGCGCGCTCGTGGTCAGCCTGCTCCTCAACCTGCTCCTCGCCTGGGACTTCTGGGTTGCCTGGAAGAGGCCCGGGGAAGAGTACGCCGCGAGCGCGGCCTGA